TTCACTTCCAGATAAATTGTTGAAAGAATTCCCCTATTTATTGGTAATAAATGTGGAGTAAACACTACATTCATATCGTTTTCTGATAATTTATCCATTTCCTGCTTTATTTCAGGCGTATGTCTATGCTTTAAGACTCCATAAGCCTTAAAACTTTCATTTACTTCTGTAAAAATCGTATCTATTTTGACACTTCTCCCTGCTCCTGAAACTCCAGATTTTGAATCAATTATTATTTTATCCGTTTTTACAACTTTATTTTTTAAAAGCGGCGCCGCTCCCAGTATCGCCGATGTCGGATAACACCCGGGACAGGCAACAACTTGACTTTCCTTTATTCTTCCCCTATTCAGCTCAGGCAAGCCATAAACTGCACTCTGATTAATTTCAGGAAACTCATGCTTAACATCATACCATTTTTCATAAGTTTCCGAGTCATCCAGCCTGAAATCTGCTCCCAAGTCAAAAACTTTTACATTATTTTCGAGCGCCTTCTTAGTTATCTTTTCCGACAATCCATGCGGCAATGCCAAAAACAGCACATCAATTTTTCCAAAATTTTCCTCAGCCTCTTCCTGCGAAATCAATTTCTTCTCAAAATATTTTTTATAATTTGCATACACTTCGCCCATATTCTCTCCAGCATTTGAATACGAAGAAATAAATTCAATCTCCACTTCTTTATGATTATTCAATATCCATACAAGCTGCTGCCCAGCATACCCAGTCGCTCCAATAACTCCAACTTTTATCATAATTACCATCTCCCTGCATTTTTTTATAAAAAAAAGCCCTTTTTAC
This is a stretch of genomic DNA from Leptotrichia hofstadii. It encodes these proteins:
- the argC gene encoding N-acetyl-gamma-glutamyl-phosphate reductase; translated protein: MIKVGVIGATGYAGQQLVWILNNHKEVEIEFISSYSNAGENMGEVYANYKKYFEKKLISQEEAEENFGKIDVLFLALPHGLSEKITKKALENNVKVFDLGADFRLDDSETYEKWYDVKHEFPEINQSAVYGLPELNRGRIKESQVVACPGCYPTSAILGAAPLLKNKVVKTDKIIIDSKSGVSGAGRSVKIDTIFTEVNESFKAYGVLKHRHTPEIKQEMDKLSENDMNVVFTPHLLPINRGILSTIYLEVNEKWKESLTEEKIYEIYNDFYKNEYFIRVTENLPEIKNVKNSNVCEIGVRYDSKTGNIIVISAIDNLIKGAGGQAVQSMNIMFELEENMGLEFLSMYI